A single Bifidobacterium asteroides DNA region contains:
- a CDS encoding DUF4411 family protein, which translates to MTATLYLPDSNVFIASCRLNHPFDYKEFHPFWRWMEKLAEDKAIALVDVVYDELVNEQAADPDMLDLWVRAMFKGRQISHKDDRYGQVYAQIQDYLVTCGKYTEESRRYWEPESKADPWLIAVAKVEGAVIVTDEARVPLQQGQHMKKEPKIPNIADHFGVKTMNLRRFFDENGRMKKVQYVLPKPQGERKDVSQPGLF; encoded by the coding sequence ATGACCGCCACCCTCTACCTGCCCGATTCCAACGTCTTCATCGCCTCCTGCCGGCTCAACCATCCTTTCGACTACAAGGAATTCCACCCCTTCTGGCGATGGATGGAAAAGCTGGCTGAGGACAAGGCGATCGCCTTGGTGGATGTCGTCTACGACGAGTTGGTCAACGAGCAGGCCGCTGATCCCGATATGCTGGATCTTTGGGTGCGTGCAATGTTCAAAGGTCGTCAAATAAGTCATAAGGATGACAGGTATGGGCAGGTCTATGCGCAAATCCAGGATTATCTGGTCACCTGCGGGAAGTATACGGAAGAGTCGCGCCGATACTGGGAGCCGGAGAGCAAGGCGGATCCCTGGCTGATCGCCGTGGCCAAGGTCGAGGGGGCAGTCATTGTGACGGATGAGGCCCGGGTTCCGCTGCAGCAGGGGCAGCACATGAAGAAAGAGCCCAAGATTCCTAACATCGCAGACCATTTTGGGGTAAAGACCATGAATCTTCGCCGGTTCTTCGATGAAAACGGGAGGATGAAGAAGGTCCAATATGTTCTTCCTAAGCCTCAAGGCGAGAGGAAAGACGTGAGCCAACCAGGCCTGTTCTGA
- the htpX gene encoding zinc metalloprotease HtpX — MNGKLKVHGHFNGLKTTLLFALMWAVIMLIWWLTGGRQGTLGVYILIGLATTFGSYWFSDKVAIASMHARPVSEQEAPDLYRIVRELSGRAGKPMPRIYIAPTDSPNAFATGRNERHAAVCCTQGILRILNEREIRGVLGHELMHVYNHDILTSAVASAMATVITYLGYSLMYFGGDSRDRDNDSGVFGLLGVLISSILAPLGASLIQMAISRTREYDADEDGSRLTGDPAALASALNKISYGSQAAPMPQTAGTQSAAAMMIENPFSVRGFSRLFSTHPPTNERIARLMQMSQEMAQTQVNSGHGAQVGY; from the coding sequence ATGAATGGCAAGCTGAAGGTTCACGGACATTTCAACGGCCTGAAAACGACGCTTTTGTTCGCCCTTATGTGGGCCGTTATTATGCTCATCTGGTGGCTGACCGGCGGTCGCCAGGGGACGCTGGGCGTCTATATCCTCATAGGCCTGGCCACCACTTTTGGATCCTACTGGTTCTCCGACAAGGTGGCGATCGCCTCCATGCATGCCCGGCCGGTCAGCGAGCAGGAGGCTCCCGACCTTTATCGGATTGTCCGGGAGCTGTCGGGGAGGGCCGGCAAGCCCATGCCCCGCATCTACATCGCCCCCACCGACTCGCCCAATGCCTTTGCCACAGGCCGCAACGAGCGCCATGCCGCCGTCTGCTGCACCCAGGGGATCCTGCGCATCCTCAACGAGCGTGAGATTCGCGGTGTGCTGGGCCACGAGCTCATGCATGTCTACAACCATGACATTCTGACTTCTGCAGTTGCTTCGGCCATGGCCACGGTCATCACCTATCTGGGGTACTCCCTCATGTATTTCGGCGGCGACAGCCGGGACAGGGATAACGATTCCGGTGTCTTCGGCCTCCTGGGCGTGCTGATCAGTTCGATTCTGGCCCCCTTGGGCGCCTCCCTGATCCAGATGGCCATTTCGCGCACCCGCGAGTATGACGCCGACGAGGACGGCAGTCGGCTGACTGGGGACCCGGCGGCTCTGGCATCGGCGCTGAACAAAATATCCTACGGGTCTCAGGCCGCGCCCATGCCGCAGACCGCCGGCACCCAGAGCGCCGCCGCCATGATGATCGAGAATCCCTTCTCTGTCCGGGGATTCAGCAGGCTCTTCTCCACCCATCCGCCCACCAATGAGCGCATAGCCCGCCTGATGCAGATGAGCCAGGAGATGGCTCAGACCCAGGTGAATTCCGGGCATGGAGCCCAGGTGGGGTACTGA
- the nagA gene encoding N-acetylglucosamine-6-phosphate deacetylase: MSKEAYESAGLAVESSLNGPAHPLVLTGARLIDARGIREDSWILALEGRIEQVGQGRESLESALRAAGLPSLPPSFQPGSDNHGVNASGVEFIDAAGFILTPGFIDIHSHGGWVHSFDDGDEAIRTARACHMVHGTTRQVLSLITNPVDTMCINLRSVRRVMDSRPDVLGAHLEGPFIALSRKGAHDPKCLRDPEPAVLDSLLEAADGCIRQVTLAPERDHGYEAISRLAGSGVVPAVGHCDADYDQTRRAFDAGARILTHVFNAMNGIHHRQPGPIPAAVEDPRVTAELINDGFHVQDPCVDLAFRLFPHRIALVTDAMEATGCEDGAYKLGSLDVTVKGGHARLTSNGAIAGSTLTLDVAVGRAVRYIGVPAPQAVEAATLTPARALGLDRPNPITDAPLGLLAPGYAADLLLLNPADWSVKTVVCNGRRIQI, translated from the coding sequence ATGTCCAAGGAAGCATACGAGTCGGCGGGGCTAGCGGTCGAGTCATCCCTGAATGGACCGGCCCATCCCCTTGTCCTGACCGGCGCAAGGCTGATAGATGCCCGGGGCATCAGGGAAGATAGCTGGATTTTGGCCCTAGAGGGCAGGATTGAACAGGTCGGACAAGGTAGAGAGAGCCTGGAATCCGCACTGCGAGCCGCTGGCCTGCCCAGCTTGCCACCCTCCTTCCAGCCTGGATCCGATAACCATGGCGTGAATGCGAGCGGTGTGGAGTTCATCGACGCAGCCGGCTTCATCCTCACCCCCGGGTTCATCGACATCCACTCCCACGGCGGCTGGGTTCACTCCTTCGATGACGGTGACGAGGCCATTCGCACAGCCAGGGCCTGCCATATGGTCCATGGAACCACCCGGCAGGTGCTCAGCCTGATCACCAACCCGGTCGACACGATGTGCATCAATCTGCGCTCGGTCAGGCGGGTCATGGACTCCAGACCCGACGTGCTGGGCGCCCACCTGGAGGGGCCCTTCATCGCCCTCTCCCGCAAGGGGGCGCACGATCCCAAGTGCCTGCGCGACCCTGAACCCGCGGTTCTCGACAGTCTTCTGGAGGCCGCCGACGGTTGCATACGCCAGGTGACGCTGGCCCCCGAGCGCGACCACGGCTACGAGGCCATATCACGCCTGGCCGGATCCGGCGTGGTGCCCGCGGTCGGCCATTGCGATGCCGACTACGACCAGACCCGCCGCGCCTTCGATGCCGGCGCCCGCATACTCACACATGTCTTCAACGCCATGAACGGCATCCACCACCGTCAGCCAGGACCCATTCCGGCCGCCGTGGAGGACCCTCGGGTCACGGCCGAGCTGATCAACGACGGTTTCCATGTGCAGGACCCCTGCGTCGATCTGGCTTTCAGGCTCTTCCCCCATCGGATAGCCCTGGTCACCGACGCCATGGAGGCCACCGGCTGCGAGGACGGCGCCTACAAGCTGGGCTCCCTGGACGTAACAGTGAAGGGCGGCCACGCCCGCCTGACCTCCAACGGAGCAATCGCTGGTTCAACGCTAACCCTGGATGTAGCGGTCGGCAGAGCCGTCCGATACATTGGCGTCCCAGCCCCACAGGCAGTGGAAGCCGCCACTCTGACACCTGCCCGGGCCCTGGGACTTGACCGTCCCAACCCGATCACCGATGCTCCGCTGGGTCTTCTGGCACCTGGCTATGCTGCCGACCTTCTCCTCCTGAACCCGGCAGACTGGTCCGTCAAAACCGTGGTCTGCAACGGGCGCAGAATTCAGATCTAA